In Periplaneta americana isolate PAMFEO1 chromosome 3, P.americana_PAMFEO1_priV1, whole genome shotgun sequence, the following are encoded in one genomic region:
- the LOC138695930 gene encoding uncharacterized protein: MAADGDCHHLCKLMAPVRHRWSINDVIGGIRNTVMPSDCSPMGMLSLKLLLLLMALLGYGATKQTSCRYWCQSATYPPSYYCCPNGGLKPGVCPTFVSCPPYRQQQQVILCTSDNACAGEEKCCYHPCHGIYVCLQPAKLAKPPR, translated from the exons atggcggctgatggagactgccaccacctctgcaagttgatggcaccggtgcgacaccggtggagcatcaatgacgtcatcggtggaattcggaacaccgtgatgccatcggattgctcaccg ATGGGAATGTTGAGCTTgaagctgctgctactactgatgGCACTGCTCGGTTATGGAGCCACAAAACAGACATCTTGTCGCTATTGGTGTCAAAGCGCAACTTATCCGCCATCTTATTACTGTTGTCCTAATG GAGGCTTGAAGCCGGGGGTCTGTCCCACCTTCGTCAGCTGCCCGCCCTACAGGCAGCAGCAGCAGGTCATCCTGTGCACTTCGGACAACGCCTGTGCAGGCGAAGAGAAGTGCTGCTACCACCCGTGCCACGGCATCTACGTGTGTCTGCAGCCCGCCAAACTGGCTAAACCGCCTCGCTAG